In Rhodothermales bacterium, a genomic segment contains:
- a CDS encoding M15 family metallopeptidase: MKYLPKRLLFIPFLLLCLLSACAGEGEAPASSSESTESASDNPLVALSTVAPGVIHDLRYLTNENFLGRPVAGYVDPVCLLTPEAAAGLARAQALAEARGLTLQVFDCYRPQTAVNDFMAWAADPADTLMRAAYYPRVPKDSLFAQGYIAERSGHSRGSTVDLALARDGVLLDFGTPYDYFDVVSHTADASITAQARANRDLLVDIMGEAGFTNYAAEWWHYTLNAEPHTGTYFDLPVIAPM; this comes from the coding sequence ATGAAATATCTCCCGAAGCGCCTCCTGTTCATTCCTTTCTTGCTGCTCTGCTTGCTCTCCGCCTGCGCGGGTGAGGGTGAGGCACCAGCCTCCAGCTCTGAATCCACTGAATCAGCCTCGGACAACCCGTTAGTCGCCCTCTCCACGGTTGCACCCGGCGTCATCCACGACCTGCGTTACCTGACGAACGAGAATTTCCTGGGCCGACCCGTCGCGGGGTACGTCGACCCGGTCTGCCTGCTGACGCCGGAGGCCGCGGCTGGACTGGCCCGAGCCCAGGCACTGGCCGAGGCCCGCGGCCTCACCCTGCAGGTGTTCGACTGCTATCGTCCCCAGACGGCCGTGAACGACTTCATGGCCTGGGCGGCCGACCCGGCCGATACCCTCATGCGGGCCGCCTACTACCCGCGTGTGCCCAAGGACAGCCTGTTTGCCCAGGGATACATTGCTGAACGGTCCGGACATTCCCGCGGCAGCACGGTTGACCTGGCCCTGGCCCGCGACGGTGTGCTGCTGGATTTCGGGACGCCGTACGACTATTTCGATGTGGTGTCCCACACGGCGGACGCGTCCATCACCGCCCAGGCCCGTGCCAATCGGGACCTGCTGGTCGACATCATGGGCGAGGCCGGATTCACCAACTATGCCGCCGAGTGGTGGCACTACACCCTGAACGCCGAGCCGCATACCGGCACGTACTTCGACCTGCCCGTCATTGCGCCCATGTAA
- a CDS encoding glycosyltransferase family 4 protein produces the protein MHVLLVTQDFPPDVGGTQTWSAEIARGLVREGHAVTVVCPALSGDASVDASFRDAGVRVVRVAATYDAFPLRARRQLRSLLATASPTHAPPDVALAVAWPAALALRLAGAGSSRRVPVALAVHGRELLLEPLGFPGGRLLYDRLRRSAVRSADRFVPVSHYSASLLEPYGVPDSSVHVVNNGTDPEVFSPAREADQQALRDELGIGNRPMILSVCRLVGRKGVDTVIRALPRVLEAVPDAVYVVAGDGPDANALEALARGEGVEAQVVFAGRLPWNRLRACYSAAQVFALPARQADPDVEGFGIVFLEANACETPVIGALTGGIPDAIAEGESGVLVPPDDPVALADGLIRLLSDPEYANRMGRQGRQRVVDGFTWSHAAGRIARILEGMG, from the coding sequence ATGCACGTTCTGCTGGTCACCCAGGATTTTCCCCCGGACGTGGGTGGCACGCAGACGTGGTCGGCGGAAATCGCCCGGGGACTCGTGCGCGAGGGACACGCCGTTACCGTCGTCTGTCCGGCGCTTTCCGGGGATGCGAGCGTGGATGCGTCGTTCCGTGATGCCGGAGTCCGGGTTGTTCGGGTGGCCGCGACGTACGATGCGTTCCCGCTGCGTGCGCGCCGCCAGCTCCGGTCCCTTTTGGCCACGGCCAGTCCGACGCACGCTCCTCCGGATGTCGCCCTTGCCGTGGCATGGCCCGCTGCACTCGCGCTTCGTCTGGCGGGTGCCGGTTCGTCGCGCCGGGTTCCGGTCGCCCTGGCCGTCCATGGCCGGGAATTGTTGCTGGAGCCGTTGGGCTTTCCCGGTGGGCGCTTGTTGTATGATCGGCTTCGGAGATCGGCGGTCCGCAGTGCCGATCGGTTCGTGCCCGTCAGTCACTACTCTGCTTCCCTGTTGGAACCGTACGGCGTCCCGGACTCTTCCGTTCATGTGGTCAACAACGGAACAGATCCCGAGGTGTTTTCGCCGGCCCGGGAGGCCGATCAGCAGGCTCTGCGGGACGAACTGGGCATCGGAAACCGCCCCATGATCCTGTCCGTGTGTCGTCTGGTAGGCCGGAAAGGCGTGGATACCGTCATCCGGGCCTTGCCCCGGGTGCTGGAAGCCGTGCCGGACGCGGTCTACGTTGTTGCCGGTGATGGCCCGGATGCCAACGCCCTGGAGGCCCTGGCGCGCGGGGAGGGCGTCGAGGCGCAGGTGGTGTTCGCCGGCCGGCTGCCGTGGAATCGCCTTCGTGCGTGTTATTCCGCAGCCCAGGTATTTGCCCTCCCCGCGCGCCAGGCCGATCCCGATGTGGAAGGCTTCGGTATCGTTTTCCTGGAGGCCAACGCCTGCGAAACGCCGGTCATCGGTGCGCTGACCGGCGGCATACCCGACGCCATCGCCGAAGGAGAAAGCGGCGTGCTGGTCCCGCCGGACGACCCGGTTGCGCTGGCCGACGGGCTCATCCGACTGCTCTCGGACCCCGAATACGCGAACCGGATGGGCCGGCAGGGCCGGCAGCGTGTCGTGGACGGATTCACGTGGTCCCATGCCGCCGGACGGATAGCCCGTATATTGGAAGGGATGGGCTGA
- the ric gene encoding iron-sulfur cluster repair di-iron protein: MIDLSVSPKPFELRTVGEVVTEDYRRGITFKQFGIDFCCGGGKSIAEACAAKKVDVETLRKAIENVSETGAPGVPARAATWSASFLADYIVNQHHAYVRERVPVLRKFTARVAAVHGHHYTELQEIRDIFSTLADELEAHMADEEAIFPEIGRADVSGRLGELEQEHTEAGEAMARIRALSGDYTPPEGACNTFRAAYAGLKEFEEDLHAHVHLENNILFPKLMG, translated from the coding sequence ATGATCGATCTCAGCGTCTCCCCGAAGCCTTTCGAATTGCGTACCGTTGGCGAGGTAGTCACCGAGGACTACCGGCGCGGCATTACGTTCAAGCAGTTCGGGATTGACTTCTGCTGTGGAGGAGGGAAGTCCATCGCCGAGGCCTGTGCCGCAAAGAAGGTGGACGTCGAGACGCTCCGGAAGGCCATTGAAAACGTATCGGAGACCGGCGCTCCCGGCGTTCCGGCTCGGGCGGCGACCTGGTCCGCATCGTTCCTGGCCGACTATATCGTGAACCAGCACCATGCCTACGTCCGGGAGCGGGTACCCGTACTGCGCAAGTTCACGGCGCGGGTGGCCGCCGTCCACGGTCACCACTACACCGAACTGCAGGAAATCCGGGACATCTTCAGCACGCTGGCGGATGAGCTGGAAGCCCACATGGCGGACGAGGAGGCCATTTTCCCGGAAATCGGCCGGGCCGATGTGAGCGGGCGGTTGGGCGAACTCGAGCAGGAACATACCGAGGCCGGGGAGGCCATGGCCCGCATCCGTGCGTTGTCCGGCGACTACACGCCTCCCGAAGGAGCGTGCAATACATTCCGTGCAGCGTACGCCGGGCTCAAGGAGTTCGAGGAGGATCTGCACGCCCACGTGCATCTGGAAAACAACATCCTGTTTCCGAAGCTGATGGGGTAG
- a CDS encoding protein kinase: MKGTSLAQYRIEDELGRGGMGIVYRATDTKLDRTVALKVLPAAALASDEDRARFYREAKAAAALNHPHIAAIYQIDEAVPVAADGSEVNASDGPRPFIAMEFIPGDTLQERIRSGPLKLADAIRLASEMADALTAAHAKGIVHRDIKSANIMLTADGKAKVLDFGLAQTSASTKLTRMGSTLGTVAYMSPEQARGEEVDGRSDMYSLGTVLYEMVTGRLPFGGEYEQAVVYGILNEHPEPLTALRTGVPMELERITLKLLAKDAADRYQSGADLMVDLKHVHVGSGHVSTAHASLHSASRPALSAAPMSGNRSSAASGWRPALGGLVFGIVLVAVVAWLMWPAAPVRRPANVSVPLGSVGNLSFPELSPSGEWLAFKGSSGDKVGIYLRNMATGTLRYVEGSAASGDRQLTFSPDGVHLAFTDGFNNGVMVVVIPAGLPRRVTDFGRIAFWTSPTEFVMTDDKPGGGDLYRGFLDGSPPVRIEVPDPKLPDGFGNVAYSVIPGSSRAFGHQLQRAEGGGFSGSAKIFTIDLDTGELDIIEENALNPTFVAGGWLLYQIGGDAGASVVRPVDVRTGRFTGQPQDVYLDGLTVEWSMYTVSASGDLLFIEHESTSGTAGRRVLWLANVESGNITRLSDFLDTVDEGGAFYPVFSPDEQSILYGVATGDRSDVHATTVHGDPPIQYTFNGLFGYGSFSPDGQTLYMMGFSGQGEDSLITIHRMPTDRSTPPRPLEEDAAFPIATPDGRELVLARGFLTSNARLDRYDLADGTNTNIESGLPEIGYPDVSPDGRFVAFQSPLRAISTSVFIRSMDGIQSFRLPGTTNQMPRWSADGKWLFLFQDGMIVRYPVRTQPTFNVLGAAEVLLSTGNAAGFDVSRDGSSIVVAARTVRWRNIDSAPATLVWLQNWTSTLERQ, translated from the coding sequence ATGAAAGGCACCTCCCTCGCGCAGTATCGCATTGAAGACGAGCTCGGTCGGGGCGGGATGGGTATTGTGTACCGTGCCACGGATACGAAGCTGGACCGGACCGTCGCCCTGAAGGTCCTTCCGGCAGCGGCGCTGGCCAGTGACGAGGATAGAGCCCGGTTTTACCGGGAAGCGAAGGCGGCCGCCGCGTTGAATCATCCCCACATCGCGGCCATCTACCAGATAGACGAAGCCGTGCCCGTGGCCGCAGACGGTTCGGAGGTCAACGCCAGCGATGGGCCGCGCCCGTTCATCGCTATGGAGTTCATTCCGGGCGATACGCTCCAGGAGCGGATCCGGTCGGGTCCCCTGAAACTTGCCGATGCTATACGACTGGCTTCGGAAATGGCCGATGCGCTCACGGCAGCTCACGCCAAGGGCATTGTCCACCGGGATATCAAGAGCGCGAACATCATGCTCACGGCCGATGGAAAGGCCAAGGTGTTGGACTTCGGGCTTGCCCAGACATCGGCATCGACCAAGCTGACCCGGATGGGGTCCACGTTGGGGACCGTGGCCTACATGAGCCCGGAGCAGGCACGAGGCGAAGAGGTCGACGGCCGGAGCGACATGTATTCCCTGGGGACGGTCCTGTACGAGATGGTGACCGGCCGACTCCCGTTTGGCGGCGAGTACGAACAGGCGGTAGTGTACGGCATATTGAACGAGCATCCGGAGCCCCTGACGGCGCTTCGCACCGGCGTTCCCATGGAACTGGAGCGGATTACGCTGAAATTGCTGGCCAAGGATGCGGCGGACCGTTATCAGTCGGGCGCGGATTTGATGGTGGATCTGAAGCACGTGCACGTCGGATCGGGTCACGTTTCGACCGCGCACGCAAGCCTTCACTCGGCTTCCCGACCCGCACTTTCAGCTGCACCCATGTCGGGGAATCGGTCGTCAGCCGCATCCGGATGGCGCCCGGCGCTGGGCGGGTTGGTTTTCGGGATCGTGCTGGTCGCCGTCGTCGCGTGGCTGATGTGGCCGGCAGCCCCCGTTCGGCGGCCCGCCAATGTTTCCGTACCCCTGGGATCTGTCGGAAACCTGAGCTTTCCCGAGTTGTCGCCATCGGGTGAGTGGCTGGCGTTCAAGGGATCGTCCGGGGACAAGGTCGGCATATACTTGCGCAATATGGCGACGGGCACCCTGCGGTACGTCGAGGGATCTGCCGCATCCGGGGACCGCCAATTGACCTTCTCGCCTGACGGTGTCCACTTGGCCTTCACGGACGGCTTCAACAACGGAGTGATGGTGGTGGTCATTCCGGCAGGCCTGCCTCGACGGGTCACGGATTTCGGGCGCATTGCATTCTGGACATCTCCGACCGAGTTCGTGATGACCGACGACAAACCCGGCGGGGGAGACCTGTACCGGGGGTTCCTGGACGGCTCGCCACCGGTCCGCATTGAGGTGCCAGATCCCAAACTGCCGGATGGCTTCGGCAATGTGGCATACTCGGTGATCCCGGGAAGTTCGCGGGCCTTCGGTCACCAATTGCAGCGAGCCGAGGGAGGAGGATTTTCGGGATCGGCGAAAATTTTCACGATCGATCTGGACACCGGGGAGCTGGACATCATCGAGGAAAATGCCCTGAATCCCACGTTCGTAGCCGGGGGGTGGTTGCTCTATCAGATCGGTGGGGATGCCGGTGCATCGGTCGTTCGACCCGTCGACGTCCGAACGGGCCGGTTCACGGGTCAGCCACAGGACGTGTACCTGGATGGCCTCACGGTTGAATGGTCCATGTACACGGTATCGGCCAGCGGGGATTTGTTGTTCATTGAACATGAAAGCACCTCCGGTACGGCTGGCCGGCGGGTACTGTGGCTGGCCAACGTCGAATCGGGGAATATCACGCGGCTGTCTGACTTCCTGGATACCGTGGACGAGGGCGGCGCGTTCTATCCGGTGTTCTCTCCGGATGAGCAGTCCATCCTCTACGGGGTAGCCACGGGTGACCGGTCGGACGTCCATGCCACGACCGTCCATGGCGACCCGCCCATACAATACACCTTCAACGGCCTGTTCGGCTACGGGTCGTTCTCACCGGATGGCCAGACGTTGTACATGATGGGGTTCTCGGGCCAAGGGGAAGACTCCCTGATCACCATTCATCGCATGCCGACGGACCGTTCGACCCCCCCGCGTCCCCTGGAAGAGGATGCGGCCTTCCCGATCGCGACACCGGATGGCCGGGAATTGGTACTTGCAAGAGGTTTCTTGACATCGAATGCCCGACTGGATCGCTACGATCTGGCGGACGGAACGAATACGAACATTGAATCCGGACTGCCGGAAATCGGCTATCCAGATGTCTCGCCGGACGGTCGATTCGTGGCGTTCCAGTCACCGCTCCGGGCCATTTCAACCAGTGTATTCATTCGTTCCATGGACGGGATCCAATCGTTCCGTCTTCCGGGCACCACGAACCAGATGCCAAGGTGGTCGGCCGACGGCAAATGGCTTTTCTTGTTCCAGGACGGCATGATCGTTCGATATCCGGTTCGTACACAGCCGACGTTCAATGTGCTGGGAGCGGCTGAAGTCTTGTTGAGCACCGGGAACGCGGCAGGATTCGATGTGTCGCGGGACGGATCATCCATTGTCGTGGCGGCCCGTACCGTACGTTGGCGCAACATCGACAGCGCACCGGCCACCCTGGTCTGGCTGCAGAACTGGACATCGACACTCGAACGTCAATGA
- a CDS encoding DUF5916 domain-containing protein: MRLVLAVVCSMMLSTPLFAQSTRDSDVRIGAQNEITAVYTDTPPRIDGVLDDAVWATAHVVDSFVQLDPDEGQPPAHPSAMRIAYDENNLYFGLSFYDSEPDLIRARNLERGGPNGNDDMFWLLIDTYDDNRNAYLFETNVLGTQDDAIITDESMSHSDWQWDGIYESEGRIAEDGWHVELAIPFKTIRFENADELTMGVALMRFLNRTGERSMWPFIPRRYSAGIFQVSQYASLKGIRNVERGRNVLIKPYIIGGAQETRVDPVTNAYVTDTQQDAGLDVKWAVNPNVTLDVTLNTDFAQVESDNVQLDLTRFNLFFPEKREFFLERAGLFQFGIARDTETFFSRRIGISNDILAGARVVGQFDNLSIGLMNIQTRSNDILDAANNSVARIRADVFGRTTVGAILTNLDQGDRSNRAFGVDARKRFMGNSEVSAWYTDVRDTDPARSDAAGAIAATLRQADWRVGAAYTNIGRHFSPALGFVRRQDMKRYSVSAGYEPQVNGRFIRSYSVSSSADLVDGQDNRKQSSDVNLNGSVRLRANDRVNVGFGRNYERLDGSFFIRPNAEITAGEYVSNSVSVGFRTDNSKFLSANGSYGYSDFFGGTRDRYQFTVGLRTGKYLNMETGISHSVFELPIQNGSFDATTFSMNINAAWSRKLFAKALVQYDNFSGNLQANIRIDWIHSPGADLFLVFNTNYNFLDAEDQFDVRAATLNNRVGVAKLTYVIQL, encoded by the coding sequence ATGCGCCTCGTCCTTGCTGTTGTTTGCTCGATGATGTTGTCCACGCCGCTGTTCGCCCAGTCGACGCGCGACTCCGATGTGCGGATAGGGGCGCAGAACGAGATTACAGCCGTCTATACCGACACACCGCCTCGGATTGACGGGGTCCTTGACGATGCCGTTTGGGCTACGGCCCACGTGGTGGATTCCTTCGTACAGCTCGATCCGGACGAAGGTCAGCCGCCGGCGCATCCGTCGGCCATGCGGATTGCCTACGACGAGAACAACCTGTATTTCGGGCTGAGTTTCTATGATTCGGAGCCGGATCTCATCCGGGCCCGGAATCTGGAACGGGGTGGGCCGAACGGCAACGACGACATGTTCTGGCTGCTCATTGACACCTACGACGACAACCGTAACGCGTATCTGTTCGAGACCAATGTCCTGGGTACCCAGGACGATGCCATCATCACGGATGAGAGCATGTCGCACAGCGATTGGCAGTGGGACGGGATTTACGAGAGCGAGGGGCGGATTGCCGAGGACGGTTGGCATGTGGAGTTGGCCATCCCGTTCAAGACCATCCGGTTCGAGAATGCGGACGAACTCACCATGGGTGTGGCCCTCATGCGTTTCCTGAACCGGACCGGGGAGCGATCCATGTGGCCGTTCATACCCAGGCGCTATTCGGCCGGGATTTTCCAGGTCTCCCAATATGCGTCCCTGAAGGGGATACGCAACGTGGAGCGGGGCCGGAACGTGCTCATCAAGCCCTATATCATCGGGGGCGCGCAGGAAACGCGCGTGGATCCCGTGACGAACGCCTACGTGACCGATACGCAGCAGGACGCGGGCCTGGACGTCAAATGGGCCGTCAATCCGAACGTGACGCTGGACGTCACGCTGAACACGGATTTCGCCCAGGTCGAATCGGACAACGTGCAGCTGGACCTGACCCGGTTCAACCTGTTCTTCCCGGAGAAGCGGGAGTTCTTCCTTGAGCGGGCGGGACTGTTCCAGTTCGGGATTGCCCGGGATACCGAAACGTTCTTTTCGCGTCGGATAGGGATTTCGAACGATATCCTGGCAGGGGCCCGTGTGGTGGGGCAGTTCGACAACCTGTCCATTGGACTGATGAACATCCAGACGCGCTCGAATGACATCCTGGATGCGGCGAACAACTCCGTTGCCCGCATCCGTGCCGATGTTTTCGGGCGGACAACGGTCGGCGCCATCCTGACCAACCTGGACCAGGGCGACCGGAGCAATCGTGCATTCGGTGTGGATGCGCGCAAGCGGTTCATGGGCAACAGCGAGGTCTCCGCATGGTACACCGACGTCCGCGACACCGATCCGGCCCGGTCCGATGCGGCAGGTGCCATTGCCGCGACCCTTCGCCAGGCCGACTGGCGCGTCGGCGCTGCCTATACCAATATCGGTCGGCACTTCAGCCCGGCCCTCGGCTTCGTCCGCCGGCAGGACATGAAACGGTATTCCGTTTCGGCGGGATACGAGCCCCAGGTCAATGGCCGGTTCATCCGTTCCTATTCCGTGTCCTCGTCCGCCGATCTCGTGGACGGTCAGGACAACCGCAAACAATCGTCGGATGTGAACCTGAACGGCAGCGTCCGCCTGCGGGCCAACGACCGGGTGAACGTGGGATTCGGACGGAACTACGAACGCCTGGACGGGTCGTTCTTCATCCGGCCAAATGCAGAGATCACGGCCGGGGAGTACGTCTCCAATTCCGTCAGCGTTGGTTTCCGCACCGACAACAGCAAATTTCTCTCCGCCAATGGTTCGTACGGGTATTCGGACTTTTTCGGGGGGACCCGGGACCGGTACCAGTTCACCGTGGGCCTCCGAACGGGCAAGTACCTCAACATGGAGACGGGGATCTCGCACAGCGTATTCGAGCTGCCCATCCAGAACGGGTCATTCGATGCCACGACGTTCTCCATGAACATCAACGCGGCCTGGAGCCGGAAACTGTTCGCGAAGGCGCTCGTCCAGTACGACAATTTCTCCGGCAACCTGCAGGCCAACATCCGGATTGACTGGATCCATTCCCCGGGCGCCGACCTGTTCCTGGTATTCAACACCAACTACAACTTCCTGGACGCCGAGGATCAATTCGACGTTCGTGCAGCCACGTTGAATAACCGGGTTGGCGTAGCGAAACTCACGTACGTAATCCAGTTGTAA
- a CDS encoding HAD-IC family P-type ATPase, whose amino-acid sequence MKAEPGTLETRQAWHSLDLAGLLAHLGATDRGLSGEEAARRLGQYGPNRLPEHEPPAWWMIGLRQFKSPLIYILLVAAAVSLVIDHAVDAVFIGFVVTMNALIGGFQEWKAEQSSQALQKLLHIQTWVERDGHRIQLDAEDLVPGDIVSLESGNRVPADIRLLEVNGVEVDESLLTGESVAVTKNPVWTGGADTPVGDRVNMVFAGSTVVRGRARGVVVSTGSHTAIGEIATDVLRVGGGRAPLLDRMERFTRVIAVAVLLASVVVAVGGILLRGYSPEDMFLFAVALAVSAIPEGLPVAMTVALAIATTRMARRGVIVRQLAAVEGLGSCTLIASDKTGTLTCNELTVRRVVLADGRTWDVSGEGYAGEGAFVAADGTDRDDGLDPLLEAVTLCNEAELRPENDAWTWRGDPTEVALLSAAWKHGVQREALLEAHPQVASIPFEPEAQYAATFHDGAVAAQGVSSGNSVHVFVKGAPERVMGMCDLTDAERTHAREIAESMATDGLRVLAVASGTAPRDGIRPLEGTGGVDAPNHLTLLGFTGMIDPLRAGAAEAVAACRASGIEVCMITGDHPVTALAIARELGLAVSEDEVVSGPDVTAASPEERMDMMRRARVFARIAPRQKLELVEAAQTAGHYVAVTGDGVNDAPALRQANIGVAMGASGTDVARDAAELVITDDNFATIVGGIEEGRVAFDNVRKVIYLALSTGLAEVLMLGAVIVAGWPMTPDGLFILPLLPVQILWLNLVTNGIQDVALAFEPAEGDVLARRPRPPGERIFNRLMVERSVLAALFMSVAGLVAFWWMLDVAEWTVEASRNGLLLLVVLFQNLHIGNVRSETRSIFRLSPLKSPVLMFGVLLAFSIHMLAMHVPLLQRALGTEPVSLEQFAALFVVAMGIILVMELHKLIWRYRHATN is encoded by the coding sequence ATGAAAGCAGAACCAGGCACGTTGGAAACGCGGCAGGCCTGGCATTCGCTTGACCTGGCCGGGTTGCTCGCGCACCTCGGGGCGACGGACCGTGGCCTGAGCGGGGAAGAAGCCGCACGGCGCTTGGGGCAGTACGGCCCCAACCGTCTTCCGGAGCACGAACCGCCCGCGTGGTGGATGATCGGACTCCGGCAGTTCAAGAGCCCGCTCATCTACATCCTGCTGGTCGCCGCGGCGGTGTCCCTGGTCATTGATCATGCGGTCGATGCGGTGTTCATCGGGTTCGTCGTGACCATGAATGCCCTGATTGGCGGTTTCCAGGAGTGGAAGGCGGAGCAGAGCAGCCAGGCACTCCAGAAATTGCTCCACATCCAGACCTGGGTGGAACGGGACGGACACCGGATCCAGTTGGATGCAGAGGACCTGGTTCCGGGTGATATCGTGTCGTTGGAGTCCGGCAATCGGGTGCCGGCAGACATCCGCCTGTTGGAAGTGAATGGGGTGGAAGTGGACGAGTCCCTGTTGACGGGTGAGTCGGTAGCAGTGACGAAGAATCCCGTGTGGACCGGTGGCGCAGATACGCCCGTCGGCGACCGGGTCAATATGGTGTTCGCCGGTTCGACCGTGGTTCGGGGGCGCGCCCGCGGTGTGGTCGTTTCGACCGGCAGCCACACCGCCATCGGAGAAATCGCCACCGACGTGCTGCGGGTTGGTGGCGGGCGCGCGCCCCTGCTGGACCGTATGGAGCGCTTCACCCGGGTCATTGCCGTTGCCGTCCTGCTGGCCTCCGTGGTCGTAGCCGTCGGCGGGATCCTGCTCCGGGGCTACAGTCCCGAAGACATGTTCCTGTTCGCGGTCGCCCTGGCCGTTTCGGCCATTCCTGAGGGGCTTCCCGTGGCCATGACCGTGGCGTTGGCCATTGCCACGACCCGGATGGCGCGGCGCGGCGTCATCGTGCGCCAGTTGGCGGCCGTGGAGGGCCTGGGCAGCTGTACCCTGATTGCCAGCGACAAGACCGGTACCCTGACGTGCAATGAACTCACAGTACGCCGAGTGGTGCTGGCCGACGGCCGGACCTGGGACGTGTCCGGAGAGGGGTATGCCGGGGAGGGTGCCTTCGTGGCTGCAGACGGAACGGATAGGGACGACGGGCTCGACCCACTCCTTGAGGCCGTTACCTTGTGCAACGAGGCCGAATTGCGGCCGGAAAACGATGCGTGGACGTGGCGCGGCGATCCCACCGAGGTCGCTCTGCTGTCCGCCGCCTGGAAACACGGTGTACAACGGGAGGCCTTGCTCGAGGCGCATCCCCAGGTTGCCAGTATCCCGTTCGAGCCGGAAGCACAATATGCCGCCACGTTCCATGACGGGGCAGTTGCAGCGCAGGGCGTATCATCCGGAAACAGCGTCCACGTGTTCGTGAAAGGAGCCCCCGAGCGCGTAATGGGCATGTGCGACCTGACCGACGCAGAGCGGACCCACGCACGAGAGATCGCGGAATCGATGGCCACCGACGGCCTGCGGGTGCTGGCCGTGGCAAGCGGGACCGCGCCTCGTGACGGAATCCGGCCGCTCGAAGGAACGGGCGGCGTGGACGCCCCGAACCATCTCACGCTTCTTGGATTCACGGGGATGATCGACCCGCTCCGGGCCGGCGCTGCCGAGGCCGTGGCTGCCTGCCGGGCGTCGGGGATCGAAGTCTGTATGATTACTGGCGACCACCCGGTTACCGCTCTGGCCATTGCCCGGGAACTCGGACTCGCGGTCTCGGAAGATGAGGTGGTTTCCGGTCCGGACGTGACCGCGGCCAGTCCAGAAGAGCGGATGGACATGATGCGCCGCGCCCGGGTCTTTGCACGCATTGCTCCGCGGCAGAAACTCGAACTGGTGGAGGCGGCCCAGACGGCCGGGCATTATGTGGCCGTAACCGGCGACGGTGTGAACGATGCCCCCGCGCTGCGACAGGCCAACATCGGCGTCGCCATGGGGGCTTCGGGGACCGACGTGGCCCGGGATGCCGCCGAACTCGTGATCACGGATGACAATTTTGCGACGATCGTCGGTGGTATAGAAGAAGGTCGCGTGGCGTTCGACAACGTCAGGAAGGTAATCTACCTGGCCCTCTCCACAGGGCTCGCGGAGGTGCTCATGCTGGGGGCGGTAATCGTGGCCGGATGGCCCATGACCCCGGACGGATTGTTCATCCTTCCCCTGCTTCCGGTCCAGATCCTGTGGCTGAACCTGGTCACGAACGGCATCCAGGACGTTGCACTGGCGTTCGAGCCGGCGGAAGGCGACGTCCTGGCGCGCCGGCCACGGCCTCCCGGAGAGCGCATCTTCAACCGACTCATGGTGGAGCGGTCCGTGCTGGCCGCCCTGTTCATGTCGGTGGCGGGGCTGGTGGCCTTCTGGTGGATGCTGGACGTGGCGGAGTGGACGGTCGAGGCCAGCCGGAATGGTCTTCTGCTGCTGGTCGTCCTGTTCCAGAATCTCCACATCGGCAACGTCCGCTCCGAGACCCGGTCCATTTTCCGCCTTTCACCCCTGAAGAGTCCGGTTCTGATGTTCGGTGTCCTGCTGGCCTTCAGCATCCATATGCTCGCCATGCACGTTCCACTGTTGCAGCGGGCCCTCGGGACAGAGCCCGTGTCTTTGGAGCAGTTTGCGGCCCTGTTCGTCGTGGCCATGGGGATTATCTTGGTAATGGAACTCCACAAATTGATCTGGAGGTACAGGCATGCCACGAATTGA